In Macadamia integrifolia cultivar HAES 741 chromosome 5, SCU_Mint_v3, whole genome shotgun sequence, a single window of DNA contains:
- the LOC122078715 gene encoding transcription factor WER-like, with protein sequence MEQGMKNHYKKGLWTVEEDNILMDYIRVHGKGRWNRIPKVTGLNRCGKSCRLRWMNYLSPNVKKGDFSEEEDDLIIRLHNLLGNRWSLIAGRVPGRTDNQVKNHWNTYLSKKLGINKKNKVGGFSETHTRHCREEVETLQSPSVLNPKDSGGFHSGSSGNIIHQANEGSRETTVIGGLDVLVPELGECFMGSFWLFHDELNQETPTLVELLAEYPMDMGWPEL encoded by the exons ATGGAGCAAGGGATGAAGAACCACTACAAGAAGGGTCTGTGGACGGTGGAGGAAGACAATATTCTTATGGATTACATAAGGGTCCATGGCAAAGGCAGGTGGAATCGCATCCCCAAGGTGACAG GTTTGAACAGGTGTGGAAAGAGTTGCAGGTTAAGATGGATGAATTACCTTAGCCCTAACGTTAAAAAAGGTGATTTCTCAGAGGAAGAAGACGACCTCATCATTAGACTCCATAATCTACTGGGGAACAG GTGGTCACTAATTGCAGGTCGGGTTCCGGGTCGAACGGACAACCAAGTGAAGAACCACTGGAACACATATTTAAGCAAGAAGCTGGGGATCAACAAGAAAAACAAGGTTGGAGGCTTCTCAGAAACACACACTAGACACTGTAGAGAGGAAGTGGAGACTCTTCAGTCCCCTTCAGTCCTGAATCCAAAAGACTCCGGGGGTTTCCACAGTGGTAGCAGTGGAAATATTATACACCAAGCCAATGAAGGTTCTCGAGAGACGACAGTCATCGGAGGTCTAGATGTACTGGTACCGGAGTTGGGTGAGTGTTTTATGGGTTCTTTCTGGTTGTTCCATGATGAATTAAACCAAGAAACACCAACCTTGGTTGAACTTTTAGCTGAGTATCCAATGGATATGGGTTGGCCCGAATTGTAG